The nucleotide sequence GAGGGATTAGCAGTAAATGCGCCCGGTGGAGCGCGCCACCTGAAGGGCTCGGTCACGTCGTACAAGCCTTTTGGCTACATGGTGATAGGCTCATGCGATAACCGGGCAAAGCGCTGCGTTTGAGCGGCCCGAACCTGGTGGAATCGCCTTCGGGCAACACTCTACCGTGGCGGCCGTGCAACGGGCGGGGCGTCCTCGCACACGCAACGATGTTGCGAGAGGCGCGTTCCGATTCGCCAGGTTGGCTGCTCTCGTCCGGTTTGGCCTTCGATCGACTGGACGAGGATGGTCGAGTCGCCGGTTTTCACGAGGGCGCCGCCCGGCTGGCGGCCGACGACCTGACCTGGTGTGGCGACGTAGTTAGGCCAGGATGGGTCATAAAACGCTCGCCACACAATCACGGGTGTGCGATCGAGCATCGTTCGCGCGCCGGGGCCGGGCTCGGAGATCGCGCGGATGAAATTATGGATCGTGCGGCTCGACGCGTTCCAATCAATCCATTCATCGCCTTCTCGGCGGCCGCCAAAGTAGGTGCCCGGGTGATCGGCTTGACGTCGGCGCTGTGCTGTGCCGTTGGCGATCTCGCGCACCGTGTCGACGACCAGGGACGGCAGTCGCTCGACGACGCGGCGCAGCACATCGCCGTAGCCATCGGTCCATCCGATCGGCAGCGTGACTTGCATGATGATGTCGCCCGTATCGATGCCGTCGTCCACGTAGTGTCCCGTTAGGCCAATCTCCGTCTCGCCGTTGATGATCGCCCAGTTGATGATGTTGCGGCCGCGATAGAACGGGAGCTTGCCGGCGTGGAAGTTGATCACGCCGAGCGCGTGCGCCTCGCGGATGGGGGCGCGCAGGATCTGGTTGCAGGCCACCGAGATGCCGAGGTCGGGCTGGAGCGCTGCGATTTGACGAACCACATCCGGCGCATTGATCCTGGCCGGTTGCAGCACCGGCACGCGCAGCCGCGCCGCGGCGTCGCCTAACGACGCATCACTCGGCGATTGGCGGAGAACGGCGACGACGATGCGGTGCCCCGCATCGGTCAGGCGGGCGAGCGTGTCGGCGGCCCACTGGCCGTCGCCGTACATGGCGATGCGCAGGCCGCCGGACGCGGTCATGCGAGGTCCGACCAATCGAGCTCATCTTCGGCGCGCAC is from Gemmatimonadaceae bacterium and encodes:
- a CDS encoding methionyl-tRNA formyltransferase, coding for MTASGGLRIAMYGDGQWAADTLARLTDAGHRIVVAVLRQSPSDASLGDAAARLRVPVLQPARINAPDVVRQIAALQPDLGISVACNQILRAPIREAHALGVINFHAGKLPFYRGRNIINWAIINGETEIGLTGHYVDDGIDTGDIIMQVTLPIGWTDGYGDVLRRVVERLPSLVVDTVREIANGTAQRRRQADHPGTYFGGRREGDEWIDWNASSRTIHNFIRAISEPGPGARTMLDRTPVIVWRAFYDPSWPNYVATPGQVVGRQPGGALVKTGDSTILVQSIEGQTGREQPTWRIGTRLSQHRCVCEDAPPVARPPR